Genomic segment of Triticum aestivum cultivar Chinese Spring chromosome 6A, IWGSC CS RefSeq v2.1, whole genome shotgun sequence:
AGCGGGACTACACTCTTAGCCCTAACAAGAACTGGATCATGGCCCCAACTCCTGGCTGCGCGTATAACTGAAAACGGCACTGTTGCTGAAACCAAGATTGTCTGACGTTCAGACCGCCTAGCAAGTGGGCCAAGGATGTGACTAGAAGATGAAGTGCTAGGTTTCCTTCCAACATGCTCCAGTATCCTATGCATATCCTCGCGGTAATTAAATGATAAGAGCTGGTCAACTTCATCCAGTACAAGAAAACGGCAGTTGTGAGTTTGTAGCTTGCCCGCCGCTGAAATTTCCGAAATACGGCCAGGTGTTCCAACAACTATAAtaggcttgttcttcttcagtgcTTCCTCTTGCCTCGAACGGTTAGCACCGCCAACAAGCTGCTGGACAAGTCTCTTATCATCAGGACCCAGTATCTTCTCCACTTCTCGCACTATCTGCATTCCTAGTTCTCTTGAAGGAGCAACGACAACAGCTTCTATACCTGATCTCTTTTCAGAATTACCCTGTTCTCTAGCCCTCTTCAGGGGGCCTATTTCAGAAAGAATAGGGAGAAGGTACGCGAGTGTTTTCCCCGACCCTGTATATGATTGGATAACCGCATCATGCCTTTGAGATATGACAGGAATAGAAGCGGACTGGACCTCAGTTGGAGAGGTCAGGCCTTCCTTGTTCAGCCGGTCAATGAGCAAAGGCGGCAGACCGAGCTCTTCAAATGAGCTTGCAGAAAATAAAGCCTCGTCgatcttcagcttcttcttcaCCACTGGTGGCTTTGGTAATGCACTCTTCGCTGGCTTCAGACTAAGCGAAGAAACCTTCTTTGGTTTCACACTGAAACCAGAATCTCTTGAGCTTGGCTTCGGCTCTCCAGTTcgtggccccctttccttcttcacATAATCAGCTTTGCTTTGTGGCTCCCTTTCCTTCTTCACATAATCAGCTTTGCTTTGTGGCACCCTTTCCTTCTTCACATAATCAGCTTTGCTTTGGACTTCCAGGCTAGCCAGAGTTAGTGTGCTGCCGCTGTCCTTGACAGTTTGACTACCCCGccaagcagtctgatggaaccctGATGCCCGTGGCATCGACAGCATTC
This window contains:
- the LOC123127816 gene encoding DEAD-box ATP-dependent RNA helicase 47A; its protein translation is MRLIIGQVHRNVLALASSRSCFVIGDHLPFRMLSMPRASGFHQTAWRGSQTVKDSGSTLTLASLEVQSKADYVKKERVPQSKADYVKKEREPQSKADYVKKERGPRTGEPKPSSRDSGFSVKPKKVSSLSLKPAKSALPKPPVVKKKLKIDEALFSASSFEELGLPPLLIDRLNKEGLTSPTEVQSASIPVISQRHDAVIQSYTGSGKTLAYLLPILSEIGPLKRAREQGNSEKRSGIEAVVVAPSRELGMQIVREVEKILGPDDKRLVQQLVGGANRSRQEEALKKNKPIIVVGTPGRISEISAAGKLQTHNCRFLVLDEVDQLLSFNYREDMHRILEHVGRKPSTSSSSHILGPLARRSERQTILVSATVPFSVIRAARSWGHDPVLVRAKSVVPLDSITVPRPMLSQGDPNSDSPTMSVNQAAVDSLPPSLEHYYCTTKAHHKVDTLRRCIHALEAETVIAFMNNTKPLKDVVFKLEARGMKAIELHGDLGKLARSTVLKKFKAGEFRVLVTNELSARGLDIPECDLVINLDLPTDSTHYAHRAGRTGRLGRKGTVVSICEESEAFIMRKMRKQLGVAIKPCEFTEGQITVHKEEDVE